Proteins found in one Chthoniobacterales bacterium genomic segment:
- a CDS encoding SRPBCC family protein, which yields MTTPAPSNELKLIRVYDAPVRLVWDAWTDPAQVAQWWGPRGFTITTHSKDLRPGGHWAYTMHGPDGTDYENKTLYHEVEECAKLVYDHGGNDDRPPLFRVTVFFRETAGKTTMDFTMALATPEAAAETAKFIRKAGGNTTWDRLAEYLAKAEGGVEKFVINRTFDAPLEVMFAMWTDPAHVARWLPPQGFTMEFLEADIRPGGRSFYRMTNGQITMYGRAEYREIRPPDRFVYTQQFSDEHGGVSRHPMAPMWPETMLTTVTFAAEDASRTRVTVTWEPFGPATAEEIAVFASARDGMTIGWTGSFDKLEDCLAAAS from the coding sequence ATGACCACCCCCGCCCCATCGAACGAACTGAAGCTCATCCGCGTTTACGACGCCCCCGTGCGGCTCGTCTGGGATGCGTGGACCGACCCGGCGCAGGTCGCGCAGTGGTGGGGTCCGCGAGGATTCACCATCACGACGCACAGCAAGGACCTCCGCCCCGGCGGGCACTGGGCCTACACGATGCACGGGCCGGACGGCACGGACTACGAGAACAAGACGCTCTACCACGAGGTCGAGGAATGCGCGAAGCTCGTCTACGACCACGGCGGCAACGACGACCGGCCGCCGCTCTTCCGGGTGACCGTATTCTTCCGCGAGACGGCCGGGAAGACGACGATGGACTTCACCATGGCGCTGGCGACGCCGGAGGCTGCCGCGGAAACTGCGAAATTCATCAGGAAAGCCGGCGGCAACACGACCTGGGATCGCCTCGCGGAGTATCTCGCGAAGGCGGAAGGTGGCGTGGAGAAGTTCGTCATCAATCGCACGTTCGACGCGCCGCTCGAGGTGATGTTCGCAATGTGGACCGATCCCGCCCACGTCGCGCGGTGGCTGCCGCCGCAGGGTTTCACGATGGAATTCCTCGAGGCCGACATCCGCCCGGGCGGCCGCTCGTTCTACCGCATGACGAACGGCCAGATCACGATGTATGGGCGTGCCGAATACCGGGAAATCCGCCCGCCCGACCGCTTCGTCTACACGCAGCAATTCAGCGACGAGCACGGTGGCGTGTCGCGCCACCCCATGGCGCCGATGTGGCCCGAAACGATGCTCACGACGGTGACCTTTGCTGCCGAGGATGCCAGCCGGACGCGCGTGACGGTGACGTGGGAGCCCTTCGGCCCCGCGACCGCCGAGGAAATCGCCGTCTTCGCCAGCGCCCGGGACGGCATGACGATAGGCTGGACCGGCTCCTTCGACAAACTGGAGGACTGTCTCGCGGCGGCGAGTTGA
- a CDS encoding FAD-dependent oxidoreductase: MGDPAKDEEFYRDTHNIAFPKLTDHQLAQLEPLGRRRIVRRGEKVFCAGQRDLPMTVVLSGELEAYESREGEEQILANPGPRDFVGDVSMLNGTSAVASVRGSAEESEILEIPATAIRRALAELPGVGEPIVQAFIMRRKRLQRDCEFAGLRIVAHSGCRTAHRMHDFLDKNHIPHRLIPSDEPEGRALCERLRFADAALPILIANNGSTLSQPSLREIAQVAGLLRPLAEDGANEVFCDLAIVGAGPAGLSAAVNAASEGLNTVVLESYAPGGQAGMSSLIENFFGFPTGISGGDLTNLAQLQAHRFGAKFTTPSQALSLSFPGGEYRAALRIDGCMATLRAKTVIVSTGADYNRIGAEGREKFDGMGVYYAATVMEAQACRGATVIVAGGGNSAGQAAMFLSEIASKVLLVIRGDTLAKSMSSYLSRRVEMKENIEIMYRTEIRRMDGDVRLRSVELEDVATGARRVVETPAVFSMIGAKPCTSWLPPEILRDAREFILTGPAVASTPTWQAEGRPPGAMETSVPGIFAAGDVRSGSVKRCTAAVGEGGMAIEGVHQVLGTYA; this comes from the coding sequence ATGGGCGACCCGGCGAAAGACGAGGAGTTTTACCGCGACACGCACAACATCGCGTTCCCGAAGCTGACCGATCACCAGCTCGCGCAGCTCGAGCCGCTTGGCCGCCGGCGCATCGTGCGGCGGGGCGAGAAGGTTTTCTGCGCCGGCCAGCGCGACCTGCCGATGACGGTCGTTCTTTCCGGCGAGCTCGAGGCCTACGAGTCGCGCGAGGGCGAGGAGCAGATTCTCGCGAATCCCGGCCCGCGCGATTTCGTGGGCGATGTGAGCATGCTCAACGGCACGTCCGCCGTCGCCAGCGTGCGTGGCAGCGCCGAGGAATCCGAGATCCTGGAAATTCCTGCCACCGCGATCCGCCGTGCGCTCGCGGAACTGCCGGGCGTCGGCGAACCGATCGTTCAGGCGTTCATCATGCGGCGAAAGCGGCTGCAGCGGGATTGCGAGTTCGCGGGCCTGCGCATCGTGGCCCACAGCGGCTGCCGCACGGCGCATCGCATGCACGACTTCCTCGACAAGAATCACATCCCGCACCGGCTCATTCCCTCCGACGAGCCGGAGGGCCGCGCGCTGTGCGAGCGGTTGCGGTTCGCGGACGCCGCGCTGCCTATCCTCATCGCGAACAACGGCTCCACGCTCAGCCAGCCGTCGCTCCGCGAGATCGCGCAGGTTGCCGGCCTGCTCCGCCCGCTTGCCGAGGACGGGGCGAACGAGGTGTTTTGCGATCTCGCGATCGTCGGCGCCGGCCCCGCGGGCCTGTCGGCGGCGGTGAACGCGGCATCCGAGGGGCTCAACACCGTCGTTCTCGAAAGCTATGCGCCGGGCGGGCAGGCCGGCATGTCGTCGCTCATCGAAAATTTTTTCGGCTTCCCGACCGGCATCAGCGGCGGTGATCTCACGAACCTCGCGCAGCTCCAGGCGCACCGGTTCGGCGCGAAGTTCACCACGCCCTCGCAGGCGCTTTCGCTCTCGTTCCCCGGTGGCGAATACCGCGCCGCGCTGCGTATCGACGGCTGCATGGCGACGCTGCGCGCGAAGACGGTGATCGTTTCCACCGGCGCGGATTACAACCGCATCGGCGCCGAGGGCCGGGAAAAATTCGACGGCATGGGCGTCTATTACGCGGCGACGGTGATGGAGGCGCAGGCCTGCCGCGGCGCGACCGTCATCGTCGCCGGCGGCGGCAACTCCGCCGGCCAGGCCGCGATGTTTCTTTCCGAGATTGCGAGCAAGGTGCTGCTGGTCATTCGCGGAGACACCCTTGCGAAAAGCATGTCGAGCTACCTCTCGCGACGCGTGGAGATGAAGGAAAACATCGAGATCATGTATCGCACCGAGATTCGCCGAATGGATGGCGACGTGCGGCTGCGGAGCGTGGAACTGGAGGACGTGGCGACCGGTGCGCGCCGCGTCGTCGAGACGCCGGCCGTGTTTTCGATGATCGGCGCGAAGCCGTGCACGAGCTGGCTGCCGCCCGAGATCCTGCGAGACGCGCGCGAGTTCATCCTCACCGGGCCCGCGGTCGCAAGCACACCCACCTGGCAGGCCGAGGGGCGTCCGCCGGGGGCGATGGAGACGAGCGTGCCGGGCATCTTCGCCGCGGGAGACGTGCGGTCGGGGTCCGTGAAGCGCTGCACGGCCGCGGTGGGCGAGGGGGGCATGGCCATCGAGGGCGTTCACCAGGTGCTCGGCACCTACGCGTGA
- a CDS encoding sigma-70 family RNA polymerase sigma factor, which produces MRDHAAILHRVVNAFSEPSDRYDLLQELTLAVWNAIPAFRGHASASTFIYRVSHNAAMMWRRSQRTYQRKIATFEAFASNEPAPEQREQDRERLECIYAAIRLLPPADRSLILLSLDGVSYRHMADIHGLSESNVGVRLKRIRERLATLLNQDPS; this is translated from the coding sequence ATGCGCGACCACGCCGCCATCCTGCACCGTGTGGTGAACGCCTTTTCCGAACCGTCCGATCGCTACGATCTCCTGCAGGAATTGACCCTGGCCGTCTGGAATGCCATTCCTGCCTTCCGTGGCCACGCCAGCGCTTCGACTTTCATTTATCGTGTCTCCCACAATGCCGCGATGATGTGGCGGCGCAGCCAGCGGACTTACCAACGAAAAATCGCGACCTTTGAGGCATTTGCCTCGAACGAGCCTGCTCCCGAGCAACGGGAGCAAGATCGTGAGCGCCTCGAGTGCATTTATGCGGCCATCCGACTGCTACCTCCGGCGGATCGCTCCCTTATTCTCCTCTCCCTCGACGGCGTGAGTTACCGCCACATGGCCGACATCCACGGCCTTTCCGAGAGCAATGTTGGAGTTCGCCTGAAACGAATCCGCGAACGCCTTGCCACACTTTTGAACCAAGACCCATCATGA